The following proteins are co-located in the Tardibacter chloracetimidivorans genome:
- a CDS encoding TonB-dependent receptor plug domain-containing protein — MAEDAKGTRLLIGALVGSLSCISLPCAAQSVEELRDMPIDALANLDVSSVTKSAASLSDAPASIYVITHDDIVRAGTVTLPGILRLAPNLQVLRSSASGATITARGLSGNPEAQNFPNKLLVLIDGRSVYSPLFSGVYWDMQDIIPEDVDRIEVISGPGATLWGANAVNGVINIVTRNAGASQGGYVSALGGSKLFDAALRFGDRINDTINYRLYVKGRRRPDSVETADDDAYRVQAGARFDWSPSDADLVTFQGDIQRGSRGQGALPNEVFRGGNIVARWNRSWSSASALQLQVYYDHAGRETRQDNGRFQLDTFDVDFQHSFQLAASHNLVWGGGARVTRYNIDEAPGLAFSPDKRTLFLANMFVQDSMALTPSLTAIAGLKLERDPYSGAVLLPSARLSWKPSSTSMLWAAASRAIRSPTPFDRDVVETVGDTVFLLGPADFRSEKLTALEAGVRLVLTSQASLSVSSFYNLYDDLRNIELAPSGFLPLQWGNGIKGSSYGLDAWGDFRITDWWRLKPGYSLLIQKFDFKSGASELLGISQIGNDPKHRVSLRSSMDIGPRINVDADLRYVSRLPDPHVPGYVELGARIGWRFIDEAELSISGFNLLHKRHYELPATQASPVPRSVYVALKWHI; from the coding sequence ATGGCGGAAGATGCCAAAGGCACACGACTGCTCATAGGGGCGCTGGTTGGTTCTCTCTCGTGTATTTCCCTTCCGTGCGCCGCGCAAAGCGTCGAGGAACTGCGGGACATGCCGATCGATGCGCTGGCGAACCTGGATGTGTCCTCGGTCACAAAGTCGGCCGCCAGCCTTTCCGACGCACCGGCCTCGATCTATGTGATCACGCATGATGATATCGTGCGCGCGGGAACGGTCACGCTTCCGGGCATATTGAGGCTCGCGCCGAACCTGCAAGTGCTGAGGAGCAGCGCCAGCGGCGCAACCATCACCGCCAGGGGGCTGAGCGGCAATCCTGAAGCGCAGAACTTCCCCAACAAGCTGCTCGTCCTGATCGACGGCAGGAGCGTTTATTCGCCGCTGTTTTCCGGCGTCTATTGGGACATGCAGGATATCATCCCCGAAGATGTCGACCGCATAGAGGTGATCAGCGGCCCCGGTGCGACCCTGTGGGGCGCCAATGCAGTCAACGGGGTCATCAACATCGTGACCCGCAATGCCGGTGCCAGCCAGGGAGGCTATGTCAGCGCGCTGGGCGGCAGCAAGCTGTTCGACGCCGCCCTCCGCTTCGGAGACCGGATCAACGACACGATCAATTACCGGCTGTACGTGAAGGGTCGCCGACGCCCCGACAGCGTGGAAACCGCCGATGACGATGCTTATCGCGTCCAGGCCGGCGCGCGATTTGACTGGAGCCCGTCGGACGCGGATCTGGTCACTTTCCAGGGGGACATCCAGCGCGGCTCCCGGGGTCAGGGCGCGTTGCCTAACGAGGTCTTTCGGGGAGGCAATATCGTCGCGCGCTGGAACCGAAGCTGGAGCAGCGCTTCGGCATTGCAGCTTCAGGTCTATTACGACCATGCGGGTCGCGAGACTCGCCAGGATAACGGCAGGTTCCAGCTCGATACGTTCGACGTGGATTTCCAGCACAGTTTCCAGCTTGCCGCCAGTCACAACCTCGTATGGGGCGGCGGCGCGAGGGTGACCCGGTACAATATCGACGAAGCGCCCGGCCTTGCCTTTTCTCCTGACAAGCGCACCCTGTTTCTCGCCAATATGTTCGTGCAGGACAGCATGGCGTTGACGCCTTCGCTGACGGCGATCGCCGGGCTGAAGCTGGAGAGAGACCCATATTCCGGTGCGGTGCTGCTGCCCAGCGCGCGCCTTTCCTGGAAGCCCAGCTCAACATCGATGCTCTGGGCGGCGGCATCTCGCGCGATCAGGTCGCCCACCCCGTTCGACCGCGACGTGGTGGAAACGGTGGGCGATACCGTATTCCTGCTCGGACCCGCAGATTTCCGGTCCGAGAAGCTGACTGCCCTTGAAGCGGGCGTGCGCCTTGTCCTCACATCCCAGGCATCGCTGTCCGTCTCGTCCTTCTACAATCTGTATGACGATCTGCGGAACATTGAACTCGCCCCCAGCGGGTTTCTGCCGCTTCAGTGGGGCAATGGCATCAAAGGCTCCAGCTACGGCCTGGACGCCTGGGGCGATTTCAGGATCACCGACTGGTGGCGGCTGAAGCCGGGCTATAGCCTGCTGATCCAGAAGTTCGACTTCAAGTCGGGCGCAAGCGAACTGCTGGGGATCAGCCAGATCGGTAACGACCCCAAGCACCGCGTGTCGCTGCGATCTTCGATGGATATCGGCCCGCGCATCAATGTGGATGCCGACCTGCGGTATGTCAGCCGCCTGCCCGATCCCCATGTGCCCGGCTATGTGGAACTCGGCGCGCGGATCGGGTGGCGCTTCATCGACGAGGCGGAGCTTTCGATCTCCGGCTTCAACCTGCTTCACAAAAGACATTATGAGCTTCCCGCCACGCAGGCGAGCCCGGTGCCGCGCAGCGTTTATGTTGCGCTGAAATGGCATATCTAG
- a CDS encoding ATPase domain-containing protein produces MADDDRDQREETGDERISTGSEGLDDILGGGLDPHRMYLYEGRPGTGKTTIALQFLLDGVRRGERVLYITLSETRRELALVAKRHGWTLDGIDIFELVPPETSLDPDRELTILHPAEVELSETINLVFDKVSSLDPVRVVFDSLSELRLLAQSPLRYRRQVLALKHFFAARNCTVILLDDLTASEADLQLHSISHGVVNLEQLAIDFGAERRRVRVVKMRGIQFRGGYHDFTIVKGGLRIFPRLIAAEHHAEFRGEFTPSGNSEIDKLLGGGLERGTNALFIGSAGVGKSSLALGFALAAARRGEHAVFFAFDEGRGTLEARARTIGQSLDEALASGKLRIQQIDPAELSPGEFTANVRASVEQDGARIVVIDSLNGYLAAMPDERFLILQMHELLSYLGQQGVLTILVLAQHGLVGPMDTPLDISYLSDAVVMLRYFEVGGSVRRALSVVKKRSGNHEHTIREFRLTSDGIAVGPPLTQFSGVFSGTPVYVGEKEPPAVPGASDQA; encoded by the coding sequence TTGGCAGACGACGACAGGGACCAACGGGAAGAGACCGGCGACGAGCGAATCTCTACGGGCAGCGAGGGGCTCGACGACATTCTGGGCGGCGGGCTCGATCCGCATCGTATGTATCTGTACGAAGGTCGCCCCGGCACGGGGAAGACGACGATCGCGCTCCAGTTCCTCCTCGATGGCGTCCGGCGGGGGGAGCGGGTGCTCTACATCACGCTTTCGGAAACGCGCCGCGAATTGGCGCTGGTCGCCAAGCGCCACGGCTGGACGCTTGACGGAATCGACATTTTCGAGCTTGTGCCGCCGGAAACCTCACTCGATCCGGACCGCGAGCTGACGATATTGCACCCCGCCGAGGTGGAGCTGAGCGAGACCATCAACCTCGTCTTCGACAAGGTCTCCTCGCTCGATCCGGTCCGGGTTGTTTTCGACAGCCTTTCAGAGCTGCGTCTTCTGGCACAGAGTCCGCTCCGCTACCGGCGTCAGGTCCTCGCGCTCAAGCATTTCTTCGCCGCCCGCAACTGCACAGTGATCCTCCTTGATGATCTCACCGCGTCGGAGGCAGACCTTCAACTGCACTCGATCTCCCACGGCGTGGTCAATCTTGAGCAACTCGCCATAGACTTTGGCGCGGAGCGCCGCCGTGTCCGCGTGGTCAAGATGCGCGGCATCCAGTTCCGTGGCGGCTATCATGACTTCACCATCGTCAAGGGTGGACTCAGGATTTTCCCGCGCCTCATCGCTGCCGAGCATCACGCCGAATTTAGGGGAGAGTTTACGCCGAGCGGCAATTCCGAGATCGATAAATTGCTTGGCGGCGGCCTGGAGCGGGGGACCAATGCTCTTTTCATCGGCTCTGCGGGGGTCGGAAAGTCCTCGCTCGCCCTGGGTTTCGCGCTGGCCGCTGCACGGCGGGGCGAGCATGCCGTTTTTTTCGCCTTCGATGAGGGGCGGGGCACACTGGAGGCACGCGCGCGGACGATCGGGCAGTCGCTCGATGAAGCTCTGGCCTCGGGTAAATTGCGCATACAGCAGATCGATCCGGCTGAACTCTCTCCCGGAGAATTCACGGCCAACGTCCGCGCCAGCGTGGAGCAGGACGGGGCGCGGATTGTCGTGATCGACAGCCTTAACGGCTATCTCGCCGCAATGCCCGACGAGCGGTTCCTGATCCTGCAGATGCATGAACTGCTCAGCTATCTGGGGCAACAGGGCGTGCTCACCATCCTTGTCCTCGCCCAGCACGGCTTGGTCGGCCCCATGGATACGCCTCTGGACATCTCCTATCTGAGCGACGCCGTGGTGATGCTGCGCTATTTCGAAGTGGGAGGCTCCGTCCGGCGCGCGCTTTCCGTGGTGAAGAAGCGCAGCGGCAATCACGAGCATACCATCCGCGAGTTCCGGCTGACTTCTGATGGAATTGCAGTCGGCCCACCACTCACCCAATTCTCCGGCGTTTTCTCAGGGACGCCGGTCTATGTCGGTGAAAAGGAGCCGCCAGCGGTTCCCGGGGCGAGCGATCAGGCGTAA
- a CDS encoding DUF1971 domain-containing protein produces the protein MADILPYRSTPVFDQDTLPAALRARHDTKAGVWGLIRVIEGELKLTYLDPPSEVVLTPASPGLILPQQPHYVTPLGPMKMRVDFYDQPPGD, from the coding sequence ATGGCTGATATCCTCCCCTATCGATCCACGCCGGTTTTCGATCAGGACACGCTTCCGGCCGCCCTGCGCGCCCGCCACGACACCAAGGCAGGCGTCTGGGGCCTGATCCGCGTCATCGAAGGCGAACTCAAACTCACCTATCTCGATCCACCCTCGGAAGTCGTGCTGACCCCCGCCAGTCCTGGCCTCATCCTTCCGCAGCAACCCCATTATGTGACACCGCTCGGCCCGATGAAGATGCGGGTCGATTTCTACGACCAGCCCCCCGGCGACTGA
- a CDS encoding Rrf2 family transcriptional regulator: protein MKLTLFTDYSIRVLLHLAARPERLCSIAEVAQAYRISQNHLMKVVNDLARSGYIDSVRGRGGGIRLGRPPEEINIGALVRHTEEGFNLVDCGSCALAPACGMTGVLKEALGAFLAVLDRYSLADLMGKRQDLRRLLVQQES from the coding sequence ATGAAGCTGACCCTGTTCACCGACTATTCGATACGCGTGCTGCTCCATCTCGCGGCGCGGCCGGAACGGCTGTGCTCGATCGCCGAGGTGGCGCAGGCCTATCGCATCTCGCAGAATCACCTCATGAAGGTGGTGAACGACCTCGCCCGTTCGGGCTATATCGATAGCGTGCGGGGACGCGGCGGCGGCATCCGCCTGGGCAGGCCGCCCGAAGAGATCAACATCGGCGCTCTCGTCCGCCACACCGAGGAAGGCTTCAACCTGGTGGACTGTGGGAGTTGCGCCCTGGCCCCCGCATGCGGAATGACCGGCGTGCTGAAGGAGGCTCTGGGCGCGTTTCTGGCAGTTCTGGACCGGTACTCGCTCGCTGATCTCATGGGAAAACGTCAGGACCTGCGTCGACTCCTGGTGCAGCAGGAAAGCTGA
- the hmpA gene encoding NO-inducible flavohemoprotein gives MTQPLSDQTIALVKATVPALEAHGLDIVGEMYSRMFQNPAIRDLFNQSHHGDAGSQPRALTGAILAYASNIDNLGALAPAVERIAQKHVGLQILPEHYPYVGEALLGAIKAVLGDAATKEILTAWGEAYWFLANILIAREDRIYTEQKDTAGGWNGWRDFRVEEVIRESSVINSFILRPVDGGPVMAHRPGQYLTFWFAIPGHPPVKRNYSISSAPNGESYRISVKREPHGLASGWLHDATKAGTILKVAAPAGEFFLHEHTERPVVLLSGGVGLTPMVAMLEALVARGIDVPVHYVHGTHDRDTHAMRDHVRNLAAKARTVRVTEFHQTPLADEVEGRDYDRAGIITDEWLATNTPVADADFYICGPRPFLRHAVSTLSLAGVPSDRIHYEFFGPADELLAA, from the coding sequence ATGACGCAACCTCTCAGCGATCAGACCATTGCGCTCGTCAAGGCGACAGTCCCGGCGCTGGAAGCCCATGGTCTGGATATCGTGGGCGAAATGTATTCGCGCATGTTCCAGAACCCGGCGATCCGCGACCTGTTCAACCAGTCGCATCATGGCGATGCCGGGTCGCAGCCCCGCGCGCTCACAGGCGCAATTCTGGCCTATGCCAGCAATATCGACAATCTCGGCGCGCTCGCGCCAGCCGTGGAGCGGATCGCGCAGAAGCATGTCGGCCTGCAGATCCTGCCTGAACATTATCCCTATGTCGGCGAAGCGCTACTGGGCGCGATCAAGGCCGTCCTCGGCGACGCCGCGACGAAAGAGATTCTCACCGCCTGGGGTGAGGCTTATTGGTTTCTCGCCAATATCCTGATCGCCCGCGAAGACCGCATCTATACCGAACAGAAGGATACGGCCGGCGGCTGGAACGGCTGGCGTGATTTCCGGGTAGAGGAGGTCATCCGCGAAAGCAGCGTGATCAACTCCTTCATCCTGCGTCCTGTCGATGGCGGCCCGGTGATGGCGCATCGGCCGGGTCAGTATCTGACCTTCTGGTTCGCGATTCCGGGACATCCTCCGGTCAAGCGCAACTATTCGATCTCCTCGGCGCCGAATGGTGAAAGCTACCGCATCTCGGTCAAGCGCGAGCCGCATGGCCTTGCCTCGGGATGGCTGCATGACGCGACCAAGGCCGGCACCATATTGAAAGTCGCCGCCCCCGCCGGCGAATTCTTCCTGCACGAGCATACCGAACGGCCGGTGGTGCTGCTCTCCGGCGGTGTCGGCCTGACCCCGATGGTGGCGATGCTGGAAGCGCTCGTCGCAAGGGGCATCGACGTGCCGGTCCACTATGTCCACGGCACCCATGACCGCGACACACATGCGATGCGCGACCATGTCCGCAACCTGGCGGCCAAGGCAAGGACGGTGCGCGTGACCGAGTTCCACCAGACCCCGCTAGCCGACGAGGTGGAAGGCCGCGACTATGACAGGGCCGGGATCATCACCGACGAATGGCTGGCCACCAACACCCCTGTCGCTGACGCCGATTTCTATATCTGCGGGCCGCGGCCCTTCCTGCGCCACGCGGTTTCCACCCTGTCGCTCGCAGGGGTTCCGTCCGATCGCATTCACTATGAGTTCTTCGGCCCGGCCGACGAACTTCTGGCCGCCTGA
- a CDS encoding group III truncated hemoglobin, whose protein sequence is MHPYCMIEVRDVNSTQRIDEADLARLVDAFYARVRADAELGPIFNDAVHDWPEHLEKLTAFWSSVMLGSGRYKGQPVPAHMKHKHRITPELFERWLSLWKQTTDELMSPDAALALQDKAARIAESLQLAMFFRLDRPPGPAGTSQAAV, encoded by the coding sequence ATGCATCCATATTGCATGATTGAGGTGCGAGACGTGAACAGCACGCAAAGGATCGACGAAGCAGACCTCGCCCGGCTGGTGGATGCGTTCTACGCCCGGGTCCGGGCTGACGCCGAACTGGGTCCGATCTTCAACGACGCCGTTCATGACTGGCCCGAGCATCTCGAAAAGCTGACGGCGTTCTGGTCGTCCGTGATGCTGGGGAGTGGCCGCTACAAGGGCCAGCCGGTCCCTGCGCATATGAAGCACAAGCACCGGATCACGCCCGAACTGTTCGAACGCTGGCTCAGTCTCTGGAAGCAGACCACCGACGAACTGATGTCGCCCGACGCGGCGCTCGCCCTTCAGGACAAGGCCGCCCGCATCGCCGAAAGCCTGCAGCTTGCGATGTTCTTTCGACTGGATCGGCCGCCCGGACCGGCCGGCACCAGCCAGGCGGCGGTTTGA
- a CDS encoding ATP-binding protein: MKPNQLSAITPRAAIFIASALLGAAILLAFQNDRLLKAEKIRQTSVQAEILAASIAAPLAFDDAIAVQEYLAALRKNPDIQAAGAYDDEGRLMGQFSLSGAPPPKTGRLIPPRIVDRDLIVTAKVAQGDTSLGSVYLRSSLERWPRRGLRYLGIALLVLMASLLIAVLGSSYASLREAHDKLRAEIRNREKAEEALRQSQKMEAMGQLTGGVAHDFNNLLMVAQSGLDLMDRTSDPVKIEKLKAGIRHAIDRGAKLTQQLLTFARKSPLHPEVVDIGRRLRSMDTLLERSLGENFSVDYRIAPQLWPVEVDPSQLEVALLNIVLNARDAMPGGGRIVISVENETGRDGDRVRVSVADTGSGIAPELLSSIFDPFFTTKGVGKGTGLGLSQVYGFTRSSGGEVQVESEPGSGATISLLLPRTLKALPESELVTRRDVAGHRNGRILLVEDDDQVAAMIREMLAALGYDSERAISGDAAVDLLNTDENFDLVISDMVMPGRRSGLDLVQEIGERWPALPTMLMTGYSDAAIAAARENISVLRKPYTIERLSTEIQATLSLREG; the protein is encoded by the coding sequence ATGAAACCGAACCAGCTGTCCGCCATCACGCCCCGCGCGGCAATATTCATTGCCTCCGCCCTTTTGGGCGCGGCCATTCTGCTCGCCTTCCAGAACGATCGCTTGCTGAAGGCGGAGAAAATCCGCCAGACAAGTGTGCAGGCAGAGATCCTGGCCGCCAGCATCGCCGCCCCGCTCGCCTTTGACGACGCCATTGCCGTGCAGGAATATCTTGCCGCGTTACGCAAGAACCCGGACATCCAGGCTGCGGGCGCATATGACGACGAGGGCCGTCTCATGGGGCAGTTCAGCCTGTCCGGCGCCCCGCCGCCAAAAACCGGCAGGCTGATCCCGCCCCGGATCGTCGATCGGGATCTCATCGTGACCGCCAAGGTCGCCCAGGGCGACACGTCCCTCGGCTCCGTCTATCTGCGCAGTTCGCTGGAACGCTGGCCCCGCCGCGGGCTTCGCTATCTGGGCATCGCCTTGCTGGTGCTGATGGCGTCACTGCTGATCGCGGTGCTCGGCTCATCCTATGCATCGCTGCGCGAAGCCCATGACAAGCTGCGCGCCGAAATAAGAAACCGCGAAAAGGCGGAGGAAGCGCTGCGCCAGTCGCAGAAAATGGAGGCGATGGGGCAGCTGACCGGCGGAGTCGCGCACGATTTCAACAATCTGCTTATGGTCGCCCAGAGCGGACTGGACCTGATGGATCGCACCTCCGACCCGGTAAAGATCGAAAAGCTGAAGGCGGGCATCCGTCACGCGATCGATCGCGGCGCCAAGCTGACGCAGCAGCTTTTGACCTTTGCGCGCAAATCGCCCCTCCATCCCGAAGTGGTCGATATCGGCAGGCGGCTGCGCAGCATGGACACGCTGCTGGAGCGCTCGCTGGGCGAGAATTTCAGCGTCGACTACCGGATTGCGCCGCAGCTCTGGCCGGTGGAAGTCGATCCATCCCAGCTTGAGGTTGCGTTGCTCAACATCGTCCTGAATGCACGCGACGCGATGCCCGGCGGCGGCCGGATTGTCATCAGCGTCGAAAACGAAACCGGCAGGGACGGCGATCGGGTACGCGTTTCCGTCGCGGACACCGGCAGCGGCATTGCGCCCGAACTGCTCTCCAGCATCTTCGACCCGTTCTTCACCACCAAGGGCGTGGGGAAAGGAACCGGCCTTGGATTGAGTCAGGTTTACGGTTTCACCCGCTCCTCGGGAGGCGAGGTCCAGGTCGAAAGCGAGCCGGGCAGCGGCGCAACGATATCGCTCCTGTTGCCGAGAACACTGAAAGCACTTCCGGAATCGGAATTGGTGACGCGGCGGGATGTGGCGGGCCACAGGAATGGAAGGATTCTGCTCGTCGAAGACGATGACCAGGTCGCCGCGATGATCCGGGAGATGCTGGCCGCGCTTGGATATGACAGTGAACGCGCCATTTCCGGCGATGCGGCCGTCGATCTGCTGAATACGGATGAAAACTTCGATCTTGTGATATCCGACATGGTCATGCCGGGGCGAAGAAGCGGACTTGACCTGGTTCAGGAGATCGGCGAGCGGTGGCCAGCGCTTCCGACGATGTTGATGACGGGATACAGCGATGCCGCGATTGCAGCCGCGCGCGAGAACATCAGCGTGCTCCGCAAACCCTATACGATTGAGCGCCTGTCGACGGAAATTCAGGCGACTCTCAGTTTGCGCGAAGGCTGA
- a CDS encoding trimeric intracellular cation channel family protein has product MFENSIILLDWLGIVVFTITGALVASRNQMDVVGFILLGTVTGIGGGTIRDLLLDAHPVLWVERPQYLGVCILVSIAVFFTAHLAASRYRLILWLDALGLGLFATAGAEKAASLGEAPLVAITMGVISACFGGIIRDVLGKEDSIIFSREIYVTAAVAAASTFIGLDAMGVSRELSVGLALAAGFGLRAGALAFGWSLPRYKPRAPER; this is encoded by the coding sequence ATGTTTGAGAACAGCATCATCCTGCTCGACTGGCTCGGCATCGTGGTCTTCACGATTACAGGCGCACTGGTCGCCTCGCGCAATCAGATGGACGTCGTCGGTTTCATTCTTCTGGGAACCGTCACCGGCATTGGCGGCGGCACCATACGCGACCTCCTCCTGGACGCCCACCCGGTGCTGTGGGTTGAACGTCCGCAATATCTCGGCGTGTGCATCCTCGTGTCGATCGCAGTCTTCTTCACCGCCCATCTCGCCGCTTCCCGCTACCGGCTGATCCTCTGGCTCGACGCGCTCGGTCTTGGCTTGTTCGCGACTGCGGGGGCCGAGAAGGCGGCGAGCCTTGGAGAAGCTCCGCTCGTCGCGATAACCATGGGGGTAATCTCCGCCTGCTTCGGCGGAATCATACGCGACGTGCTTGGCAAGGAAGACTCGATCATTTTCTCCCGCGAGATCTATGTCACCGCAGCGGTTGCCGCGGCGTCCACTTTCATCGGTCTCGACGCCATGGGCGTGTCGCGCGAGTTGTCGGTAGGACTGGCGCTGGCGGCGGGCTTCGGCCTTCGCGCCGGGGCGCTTGCATTCGGATGGTCGCTGCCGCGCTACAAACCCCGCGCGCCCGAACGCTGA
- a CDS encoding YfiR family protein, which produces MAYLGSARAFRRMRRAAAVAIFIAGTVPTSAAAGADPPLEQAVKASFLFKFVPFVDWPANAFASATAPFQICLSGQDPFGPVLDEVVRGQRVHGRTIIVRRLKDANPAGCNLLFAGETSDLDPDILSGKAAKPILTVTDRSKSVAGGMIDFVMQGGRVRFRIDERAARASGLRISSKLLGLAVAVEDR; this is translated from the coding sequence ATGGCATATCTAGGATCGGCGCGCGCTTTCCGCCGGATGCGGCGGGCGGCGGCTGTCGCCATATTCATTGCCGGAACCGTGCCGACGAGTGCGGCGGCCGGGGCTGATCCGCCCCTCGAACAGGCGGTGAAGGCAAGTTTTCTGTTCAAGTTCGTGCCGTTCGTCGATTGGCCTGCCAACGCATTCGCAAGCGCGACCGCCCCTTTCCAGATATGCCTCAGCGGCCAGGATCCGTTCGGCCCGGTGCTTGATGAGGTGGTACGGGGACAGAGGGTTCATGGCCGCACCATCATTGTTCGCAGGCTGAAGGATGCGAACCCCGCCGGCTGCAACCTGCTCTTCGCCGGGGAAACGTCGGATCTCGATCCGGATATACTATCCGGGAAGGCCGCAAAGCCGATCCTGACGGTCACCGACAGGAGCAAGAGCGTTGCCGGGGGAATGATCGATTTCGTCATGCAAGGCGGCCGGGTGCGTTTCCGTATCGACGAACGCGCGGCAAGGGCAAGCGGCCTCAGGATAAGCTCGAAGCTGCTTGGACTTGCTGTCGCGGTGGAGGACAGATGA
- a CDS encoding iron-containing redox enzyme family protein, with the protein MATSFHVAGLCPSASQFLNDDFQRGLARWNRERLAPQMIEPDWADRLASDQRMLRLEGAFLEELRQEIAAKAAEAPEDAESFLAWFELLKVEGPGQGDPLFPWLAEEASTDALRLFFEQEAAGEAGFDDLVAYTQIKLPSRPKLELARNYWDEMGRGNAKGMHGPMLGDLAATLAVEPRIEHTVWESLALANAMTAMATCRRYVWQSIGALGVIEMTAPGRSAMVAKGLRRIGLSDRERRYFDLHAVLDVKHSEAWNREVIAPLIAEDPRRARPIAEGALIRLTCGARCFEHYRSILRLPEQCTGGE; encoded by the coding sequence ATGGCCACGTCCTTTCACGTCGCCGGGCTGTGCCCCAGTGCGTCTCAATTTCTCAACGATGACTTTCAGCGCGGTCTTGCCCGGTGGAACCGGGAGCGGCTAGCCCCGCAGATGATCGAACCGGACTGGGCGGACCGGCTGGCCAGCGATCAACGCATGCTGCGGCTTGAAGGGGCGTTTCTGGAAGAACTCCGGCAGGAAATTGCAGCAAAAGCTGCAGAAGCGCCTGAAGACGCGGAAAGCTTCCTGGCTTGGTTCGAGCTCTTGAAGGTTGAGGGGCCGGGCCAGGGCGATCCGCTTTTCCCCTGGCTGGCGGAAGAAGCCTCAACCGACGCGCTCCGCTTATTCTTTGAGCAGGAGGCGGCCGGCGAAGCGGGCTTCGACGATCTTGTCGCCTATACCCAGATCAAGCTGCCCTCACGGCCAAAGCTTGAGTTGGCGCGCAACTATTGGGATGAGATGGGCCGGGGCAATGCCAAAGGCATGCACGGCCCAATGCTCGGCGATCTGGCGGCAACGCTCGCGGTGGAGCCGCGTATCGAACACACCGTGTGGGAAAGCCTTGCTCTCGCCAACGCCATGACGGCAATGGCGACCTGCCGCAGATATGTATGGCAATCGATCGGGGCCTTGGGCGTGATCGAAATGACGGCGCCAGGGCGATCCGCGATGGTTGCAAAAGGGCTGCGCCGCATCGGCCTGAGTGATCGCGAGCGGCGCTACTTCGATCTGCATGCCGTGCTTGACGTCAAGCATAGCGAAGCATGGAACCGGGAAGTCATAGCGCCCTTGATTGCGGAAGACCCACGACGGGCGCGGCCCATTGCCGAAGGCGCCCTCATCCGTCTCACATGCGGCGCCCGCTGTTTTGAGCATTATCGTTCGATTCTGCGGTTGCCCGAGCAGTGCACCGGAGGCGAGTGA
- the rnk gene encoding nucleoside diphosphate kinase regulator, whose amino-acid sequence MTRRTAPKRPPIHMIDTEADTLADLAVGVQDRLRQVSELLLEEISRATIHRADRIPGNVVTMNAEVEFVDEASGATRIVQLVYPRQADIAANRISILTPVGAGLIGLRDGQSILWPDREGNERRLTIVKVRQASCDEAMAN is encoded by the coding sequence ATGACACGCAGAACGGCGCCAAAGCGGCCGCCCATCCATATGATCGACACAGAAGCAGATACCCTCGCCGATCTGGCAGTCGGCGTTCAGGATCGCCTGCGGCAGGTCAGCGAACTGCTTCTTGAGGAAATCTCCCGCGCCACGATTCACCGGGCGGACCGGATTCCCGGCAACGTCGTCACGATGAACGCCGAGGTTGAATTCGTCGACGAGGCGAGCGGCGCGACGCGGATCGTGCAACTGGTCTATCCCCGGCAGGCCGATATTGCGGCAAACCGTATATCCATTCTGACCCCCGTGGGCGCGGGGCTGATCGGTCTGCGTGATGGTCAGTCCATTCTCTGGCCAGACCGGGAGGGGAATGAACGCAGGCTCACGATCGTCAAGGTGCGCCAGGCTAGCTGCGACGAGGCAATGGCCAACTGA